A region of Sulfurovum sp. DNA encodes the following proteins:
- a CDS encoding patatin-like phospholipase family protein: protein MVGLDLIAGTSTGAIIAGLLAQGVSAVEVCEMYKKEIPMIFGKNMRRNFPFNIFPFSLFVSKYKSTNLEAMAKKYFGDSTFEDVKTDLIVTSVDIAKMSLRLYKTDRLQQHTGQKGVLLANALLASIAAPTYFKVDRGPKHSDYLVDGGIAANNPSLVAVIDALQLENKKDKGKKPASISDIVLLSMGTGKVDALPYDLKPLTDSTIDWIIESHLSLIPPRFHTATPLIDILFETHAKLVEDQVRFLFSTHNHKEGFMRINPLLKSAIKLDDVSKLETLRKLAKLDKEQISWIEKHL from the coding sequence TTGGTAGGGCTTGATTTAATTGCTGGAACATCCACGGGTGCAATTATTGCTGGGTTGTTAGCCCAAGGAGTAAGTGCGGTTGAGGTTTGTGAGATGTATAAAAAAGAGATACCAATGATTTTTGGAAAAAACATGAGAAGGAATTTCCCTTTCAATATTTTCCCTTTTTCGCTTTTTGTTTCAAAATATAAATCAACCAATCTTGAAGCAATGGCTAAAAAATACTTTGGAGATAGCACATTTGAAGATGTCAAAACCGATTTGATAGTGACATCTGTTGATATTGCCAAGATGTCATTGCGACTTTACAAGACAGATCGTTTACAGCAACATACTGGACAAAAAGGTGTACTGCTTGCAAATGCCCTTTTGGCTTCAATTGCTGCACCTACATACTTTAAGGTTGATAGGGGTCCCAAGCATTCAGATTACTTGGTTGATGGAGGTATTGCTGCCAACAACCCATCACTGGTTGCAGTTATTGACGCATTACAACTTGAAAATAAAAAAGATAAAGGTAAAAAACCCGCCTCTATATCGGACATAGTCTTATTGTCAATGGGTACTGGAAAGGTTGATGCATTGCCATATGACTTAAAACCGCTAACAGATTCAACGATTGATTGGATCATTGAGTCACACCTGTCTTTGATACCACCTAGGTTTCATACAGCAACACCACTGATTGATATTCTCTTTGAAACACATGCAAAACTTGTAGAAGATCAAGTTAGATTTTTGTTTAGTACCCATAATCATAAAGAAGGATTTATGAGAATAAACCCTTTACTAAAAAGTGCAATCAAATTAGATGATGTGAGTAAACTCGAGACATTGCGTAAATTGGCCAAGTTAGACAAAGAGCAAATAAGCTGGATAGAAAAACACCTTTAA
- a CDS encoding M48 family metallopeptidase, translated as MSEILPTYTHIINHRLKHTYLSFDEEGRLIVKSPSVSHCYIEALLIKKSAWINKTRERILSKKGRTSTIREGGYFYFMGTPFLIIFREHTRRYSLFELEDSKQSAIFSHTHFDSALCQKKIEAYYKKEANSIIAHMVDRWATKMSLFPEAIHFRKTKRQWGSCSTKNVLSFNIMLMKVPLEAIEYVVVHELAHIAHKHHQKAFWQLVQKYLPDYKVRQDILRQYTPL; from the coding sequence ATGTCAGAGATATTACCTACCTACACGCATATTATCAATCATCGACTCAAGCATACCTATCTCTCTTTTGATGAAGAGGGTAGATTGATTGTTAAATCACCCTCCGTGTCCCATTGTTATATTGAAGCACTATTGATCAAAAAGTCTGCATGGATCAACAAGACACGGGAACGTATTCTTAGTAAAAAAGGACGTACCAGTACCATTAGAGAGGGTGGATATTTCTATTTTATGGGTACACCTTTTTTAATTATATTTAGAGAGCATACGAGGCGATATAGCTTATTTGAGCTAGAGGACAGCAAGCAGAGTGCAATCTTTAGTCACACCCACTTTGATAGTGCATTGTGCCAAAAGAAGATTGAAGCATACTACAAAAAAGAGGCAAACAGTATTATTGCACATATGGTAGATCGGTGGGCAACAAAGATGTCTCTCTTTCCAGAAGCAATTCATTTTAGGAAAACCAAACGACAATGGGGAAGCTGCTCAACAAAGAATGTACTCTCTTTTAATATTATGCTCATGAAAGTACCGCTTGAGGCTATTGAGTATGTAGTCGTACATGAGCTGGCACATATTGCACACAAACACCACCAAAAGGCTTTTTGGCAGTTGGTTCAAAAGTATCTTCCTGATTATAAGGTACGCCAAGATATATTGCGACAATACACCCCACTATAA
- a CDS encoding GMC family oxidoreductase, giving the protein MSHKVYDAVIIGSGASGGAVAYTLTQAGYKVAMLEKGRLIRREEFSKDELAYCRRDIVVPSLFDEYHIIEEKVDGKWKATPTYNSGWSFWNGNIVGGSSNFMSGMFHRLHPDDFRLKSKYGKIKGANVVDWPISYDELEPYYALVEELVGISGMYKPHPFEPPRTTSHFSQPPTKENVVVKLLERSCRKLGVTPLVTPRAVLSQNKEDRYACYYSNFCGSYGCSSGAKGSSREALLKPALATGKLALMTNTHVKKLVNKSRTRVGYALAVDTITQKEKKIYGHIFVIAAQAHESARLLFNSADTYHPNGLANSSGELGKNLIFSGGGSGQGELHKDILQHISFEDLMQTGLFINRSILDWYFIDDWLEGKFKGGSVEFMFEHQNIISRALKHNYQKEKLVWGKALEERIVKRFTEQKSIRFEIFNDWLPNDNCYVTIDKAYKDKYGMPVGKLRIQGHPQDVKVGNYIAKKCKKILKEMGAKHIDVSISNAPAQNLIAGGCRFGNDPKTSVLNKYCQAHDIPNLFVADASFMPTGGSVAYTWTIYANALRVADHIVTILKKYNT; this is encoded by the coding sequence ATGAGCCATAAGGTATATGATGCCGTCATCATTGGGTCTGGTGCCAGTGGTGGAGCAGTTGCTTATACTTTAACGCAGGCAGGCTATAAGGTTGCCATGCTGGAAAAAGGGCGTCTTATAAGGCGTGAAGAGTTTAGTAAAGATGAACTCGCTTACTGTCGTCGTGATATTGTTGTCCCTAGTCTTTTTGATGAATATCATATTATTGAAGAGAAGGTTGATGGCAAGTGGAAAGCAACCCCTACCTACAATAGTGGCTGGAGTTTTTGGAATGGAAATATTGTTGGAGGCTCCTCTAACTTTATGAGTGGTATGTTTCATCGGTTGCACCCTGATGACTTTAGGCTCAAGAGTAAGTATGGCAAGATCAAAGGAGCCAATGTGGTTGATTGGCCTATCTCTTATGATGAGTTAGAGCCCTATTATGCCCTAGTAGAAGAACTAGTGGGTATCTCTGGTATGTACAAGCCACACCCCTTTGAGCCACCACGTACTACATCTCATTTTTCTCAACCTCCTACCAAAGAGAATGTTGTGGTTAAACTGCTAGAGAGAAGTTGTAGAAAACTTGGTGTGACACCACTTGTGACACCACGTGCAGTACTTTCTCAAAACAAAGAAGATCGCTATGCCTGTTACTACTCCAATTTTTGTGGTAGTTACGGTTGTAGTTCTGGTGCAAAAGGCAGCTCTCGAGAGGCTCTACTCAAACCGGCATTGGCAACAGGTAAGTTGGCACTAATGACAAACACCCATGTTAAGAAGCTTGTCAACAAGAGTAGAACACGTGTAGGGTATGCATTGGCAGTTGATACAATCACCCAAAAAGAGAAGAAAATATATGGTCATATATTTGTTATTGCTGCACAAGCCCATGAAAGTGCTAGACTTCTGTTCAACTCTGCAGACACATATCACCCTAATGGACTGGCAAACAGTAGTGGAGAGCTAGGAAAAAACCTTATCTTTTCAGGTGGTGGTTCAGGACAAGGGGAGTTACACAAAGATATACTTCAACATATTTCGTTTGAGGACTTAATGCAAACAGGGCTTTTTATCAATCGTTCTATACTTGACTGGTACTTTATTGATGATTGGCTAGAAGGTAAATTCAAGGGGGGTTCGGTGGAGTTCATGTTTGAACACCAAAATATCATCTCCCGTGCACTTAAACACAACTATCAAAAAGAGAAATTGGTTTGGGGAAAGGCATTGGAAGAGCGTATTGTTAAGCGTTTTACAGAACAAAAAAGTATTCGCTTTGAAATCTTTAATGATTGGCTTCCCAACGACAACTGTTATGTGACAATTGACAAAGCCTACAAAGATAAGTATGGTATGCCTGTAGGAAAGTTACGTATTCAGGGTCACCCTCAAGATGTAAAAGTAGGTAACTACATTGCCAAAAAGTGTAAAAAAATCCTTAAAGAGATGGGGGCAAAGCATATTGATGTTTCTATTTCAAATGCTCCAGCACAGAACCTCATTGCTGGCGGATGCCGCTTTGGGAATGATCCTAAAACCTCTGTACTTAACAAATACTGCCAAGCACACGATATTCCCAATCTATTTGTTGCTGATGCAAGCTTTATGCCCACAGGGGGTTCGGTTGCTTATACATGGACTATCTATGCCAATGCTTTGCGAGTGGCAGACCATATTGTGACAATATTGAAAAAATATAATACATAA
- a CDS encoding gluconate 2-dehydrogenase subunit 3 family protein has translation MKRRTFMVFGSLVGIPMPLSLKAHSTSTQQKEFIQVRETIAAVQAHMFPEGGKLPSAKRMHTITFTEETIFHATYDKDIRAFVIDGARELMGREKGEFLAYNALQKEKALRSYESTAYGSSWLARIMVLTMEALFSDPIYGSNTKLFGWRAINSFGGKPRPKTRYIDL, from the coding sequence GTGAAAAGAAGAACATTTATGGTATTTGGCTCTCTTGTAGGAATCCCTATGCCTTTAAGCCTAAAAGCACATTCAACTTCTACACAACAAAAGGAATTTATCCAAGTTAGGGAGACTATTGCTGCAGTACAGGCACACATGTTTCCCGAGGGAGGGAAGCTCCCTTCTGCTAAACGTATGCATACAATTACATTTACAGAAGAGACAATCTTCCATGCTACTTACGATAAAGATATTCGGGCGTTTGTTATTGATGGAGCAAGAGAGTTAATGGGTAGAGAAAAAGGAGAATTTCTTGCCTACAATGCTTTACAAAAAGAGAAGGCACTTCGAAGCTATGAGTCAACTGCCTATGGTAGCAGTTGGCTTGCACGTATTATGGTACTCACTATGGAGGCACTCTTCTCTGACCCAATCTATGGCAGCAATACGAAACTGTTTGGATGGAGAGCTATCAATAGTTTTGGTGGAAAACCAAGACCTAAAACAAGGTATATTGATCTATGA
- the rplT gene encoding 50S ribosomal protein L20 — MRVKTGIVRHRRHKKLLKQARGFYSGRRKHFRKAKEQLERSLVYAYRDRRQKKRDFRKLWIIRINAAARLNDLNYSRFMHGLKLANIELDRKILADMAMNNPEAFAKVAEASKAALAK; from the coding sequence ATGAGAGTAAAAACGGGTATTGTTAGACACAGACGTCATAAAAAACTCCTCAAGCAGGCAAGAGGCTTCTACAGTGGTAGAAGGAAACACTTCAGAAAAGCAAAAGAACAACTTGAGCGTTCTTTGGTATATGCTTACAGAGATAGAAGACAGAAAAAAAGAGACTTCAGAAAGCTTTGGATTATCCGTATCAATGCGGCTGCAAGGCTAAATGACTTGAACTATTCAAGATTTATGCATGGTTTAAAACTTGCAAATATTGAACTTGATAGAAAAATTCTTGCTGATATGGCAATGAACAACCCTGAAGCATTTGCAAAAGTAGCAGAAGCTTCCAAGGCAGCATTGGCTAAATAG
- the rpmI gene encoding 50S ribosomal protein L35: MPKMKSVKGAVKRFKVKKSGKIKRGTAYRSHILTKVDGKHHRQARAPKHIDPVDAKNIKEMIV, translated from the coding sequence ATGCCAAAGATGAAAAGCGTAAAAGGCGCTGTGAAGCGTTTTAAAGTGAAAAAAAGCGGCAAGATCAAAAGAGGAACAGCGTACAGAAGCCATATCCTTACAAAAGTTGATGGTAAGCACCATAGACAAGCGAGAGCACCAAAACACATTGATCCTGTTGACGCAAAGAACATCAAAGAGATGATCGTATAA
- a CDS encoding ribonucleoside-diphosphate reductase subunit alpha, producing MIRVVKRNERVETLDVSKIQKYTSKAVEGLSGVSQSELEVDAKLQFRDMITSEEIQTTLIKTAVDKIDIDRPNWTFVASRLFLYDLYHKVTGFTGYNHLQEYFEKGEKEGRIVFGLKEKYDLDDLNNYIKPERDLQFTYLGIRTLYDRYLIKDRQGNPIELPQQLFMGVAMFLAQNEFDCQTWAKKFYDILSKFEVMAATPTLSNARTPRHQLSSCYIGSTPDNIEGIFDGYKEMALLSKFGGGIGWDWSLVRGMGSCIDGHKSDNIEGIFDGYKEMALLSKFGGGIGWDWSLVRGMGSCIDGHKYAAGGIVPFLKIANDVAIAVDQLGTRKGAIAVYIEPWHVDIKDFLDLKKNSGEERRRAHDLFPALWLNDLFMKRVANDEMWTLFDPFEANELTELYGEAFEKRYIELENSDDDITREHISAKGLWKEILRSYFETGNPFLTFKDTANHANPNKHAGIIRSTNLCTEIFQNTAPDYYKICFTFVDGTTASYDQDEILTVDSGMSKPAKKITALDSIGGKQIWVIDKEKIDGDTAVCNLASVNLSKVNTKEDFERVIPIAVRMLDNVIDLNFYPLAKVKRTNEKSRSIGLGVMGEAQMLAESKIEWGSPEHLSKVDEVMESFSYYTIESSSNLALEKGVYPNFEGSDWSKGIFPIDKANENACKLVDRGGLFGYIHDWKKLKEKVKQDGMRNGYLMAIAPTSSISILTGTTQAIEPVYKRKWFEENLSGLIPVTAPKLSPDTWQYYISAYDLDQNFLIKAGAIRQKWLDQGQSLNIFITLDKASGKYLNEIYMNAWKFGLKSTYYLRSQSPENTNDIEDRSQECVGCQ from the coding sequence ATGATTAGAGTTGTCAAGCGAAATGAAAGAGTCGAGACACTAGATGTAAGTAAAATTCAAAAGTATACATCAAAAGCAGTAGAGGGCTTGAGTGGTGTAAGTCAAAGTGAATTAGAAGTTGATGCAAAGCTACAATTTCGCGACATGATTACCTCTGAAGAGATCCAGACAACACTCATTAAGACAGCTGTTGATAAAATAGATATTGACCGCCCCAATTGGACTTTTGTTGCTTCTCGCCTGTTCTTGTACGACCTCTACCATAAGGTGACAGGATTTACTGGCTATAACCATCTACAAGAGTATTTTGAGAAGGGAGAAAAAGAGGGGCGTATTGTCTTTGGCCTTAAAGAGAAGTATGATCTTGATGATCTCAATAACTATATCAAGCCTGAACGTGATCTTCAGTTTACCTATCTTGGTATTAGGACACTCTATGATCGCTATCTGATTAAAGACAGACAGGGTAACCCTATTGAGCTACCCCAACAGCTTTTTATGGGTGTAGCAATGTTTCTGGCACAAAATGAGTTTGATTGTCAAACATGGGCCAAAAAGTTTTATGATATTTTGAGTAAATTTGAAGTGATGGCAGCCACACCTACACTCTCGAATGCACGCACGCCAAGACATCAATTAAGCTCTTGCTATATTGGTTCAACCCCAGACAATATTGAGGGTATTTTTGATGGCTACAAAGAGATGGCTTTACTTTCTAAATTTGGTGGTGGTATTGGATGGGACTGGTCTTTGGTAAGAGGAATGGGTTCTTGCATTGATGGGCACAAGTCAGACAATATTGAGGGTATTTTTGATGGCTACAAAGAGATGGCTTTACTTTCTAAATTTGGTGGTGGTATTGGATGGGACTGGTCTTTGGTAAGAGGAATGGGTTCTTGCATTGATGGGCACAAGTATGCAGCTGGAGGCATTGTGCCGTTTCTCAAGATTGCAAACGATGTTGCTATTGCAGTTGATCAGCTTGGTACCAGAAAAGGGGCAATTGCTGTCTATATTGAACCATGGCATGTAGATATAAAAGATTTTCTTGATCTTAAAAAGAACTCTGGAGAGGAGCGTCGTCGTGCGCATGATCTCTTCCCAGCACTTTGGCTTAATGACCTTTTTATGAAGCGTGTTGCAAATGATGAGATGTGGACACTGTTTGATCCATTTGAAGCTAATGAGTTGACAGAACTTTATGGAGAGGCATTTGAGAAGCGCTACATTGAGTTGGAAAATAGTGATGATGATATTACGAGAGAACATATCTCTGCTAAGGGATTGTGGAAAGAGATACTTCGCTCTTACTTTGAGACAGGTAATCCATTTTTAACCTTCAAAGATACAGCAAACCATGCCAACCCCAATAAACATGCAGGCATTATTCGGAGTACCAACCTCTGTACAGAGATATTCCAAAATACGGCACCAGACTACTATAAGATATGTTTTACATTTGTAGATGGAACAACCGCCTCTTATGACCAAGATGAGATATTGACAGTTGATAGCGGTATGTCTAAGCCTGCCAAGAAAATTACTGCACTTGACAGTATTGGCGGTAAGCAGATATGGGTTATTGACAAAGAGAAGATTGATGGTGATACAGCAGTCTGTAACCTTGCATCTGTCAACCTCTCTAAGGTTAACACAAAAGAGGATTTTGAACGTGTTATACCTATTGCAGTACGTATGCTTGATAATGTGATAGATCTTAATTTTTATCCATTGGCAAAGGTGAAGCGTACCAATGAAAAGTCACGCTCTATTGGTTTAGGTGTTATGGGCGAAGCACAAATGCTTGCTGAGTCCAAGATAGAGTGGGGAAGCCCTGAGCACTTAAGCAAGGTTGATGAGGTGATGGAGTCTTTCTCTTACTATACCATTGAGTCCTCTAGCAATCTTGCATTAGAAAAAGGCGTTTATCCAAATTTTGAGGGTTCAGACTGGTCCAAAGGCATATTTCCTATAGATAAAGCCAATGAGAATGCCTGTAAACTGGTTGACAGAGGAGGGTTGTTTGGATATATCCATGACTGGAAAAAGCTTAAAGAGAAGGTCAAGCAAGATGGTATGCGAAATGGATATCTAATGGCAATTGCACCAACCAGTTCTATCTCTATTTTGACAGGAACAACACAGGCAATTGAGCCAGTCTATAAGCGTAAGTGGTTTGAAGAGAATCTTTCAGGACTCATTCCTGTGACTGCACCCAAACTCTCGCCTGATACGTGGCAGTACTATATATCTGCTTACGATCTTGACCAGAATTTTCTTATTAAAGCTGGAGCTATTAGACAGAAGTGGCTTGATCAAGGGCAGTCACTCAATATCTTTATTACATTAGATAAAGCAAGTGGAAAATATCTCAATGAGATATATATGAATGCATGGAAGTTTGGACTTAAATCAACCTACTATCTGCGAAGCCAATCCCCTGAAAATACCAATGATATTGAGGACAGATCACAAGAGTGTGTAGGTTGCCAATAG
- the purB gene encoding adenylosuccinate lyase, producing the protein MVERYSREEMAQNWTMQAKYQAWLDVELAVVKAWNKLGLIPNEDAQKIIQNAGFSVARIDEIEAVTKHDLIAFTTSVSETLGEESRWFHYGMTSSDTVDTAVALQMVRSLKIIIEDVKMIMESIKKRAVEHKTTLMVGRSHGIHGEPITFGLVLAVWYDEMARHLKNLEETMEVIGVGQISGAMGNFAHAPLELEEYAMEVLGLKSAPVSNQVIQRDRYARLASTLALLASSVEKFAVQVRHWQRTEVYEVEEYFAKGQKGSSAMPHKRNPILTENITGLARIIRAYATPAMENVALWHERDISHSSTERFWLPDSFITTDFMLHRMNHVIANMTVMPENMMKNLNLTGGLVFSQRVLLELPKADVSREDAYKIVQRNAMKVWEEIQQGKPTVNDKGESLYLQYLLADKELRERLSEAQIRECFSYDYYTKNVNHIFDRVFK; encoded by the coding sequence ATGGTAGAACGTTATTCGCGCGAAGAGATGGCACAAAACTGGACAATGCAGGCAAAATATCAGGCATGGCTTGATGTTGAACTTGCTGTCGTTAAAGCATGGAATAAGCTGGGGCTTATTCCCAATGAGGATGCCCAAAAGATTATTCAAAATGCAGGTTTCTCTGTAGCACGTATTGATGAGATTGAAGCTGTGACAAAACATGATCTTATTGCTTTCACTACATCGGTATCAGAAACACTAGGAGAGGAGAGTCGTTGGTTTCATTATGGAATGACAAGCTCTGATACAGTTGATACAGCAGTTGCACTTCAGATGGTACGCTCACTTAAAATTATTATTGAAGATGTGAAGATGATAATGGAATCCATTAAGAAGCGTGCGGTAGAACACAAAACAACACTTATGGTTGGGCGTAGTCATGGAATCCATGGAGAGCCTATCACCTTTGGTTTAGTGTTAGCAGTTTGGTATGATGAGATGGCACGCCATCTTAAAAATCTTGAAGAGACAATGGAGGTTATTGGGGTAGGACAGATTAGTGGTGCGATGGGGAACTTTGCTCATGCCCCTTTAGAACTTGAAGAGTATGCAATGGAGGTGTTAGGACTTAAATCTGCCCCTGTCTCTAATCAAGTGATTCAGCGCGATCGTTATGCACGTCTTGCCTCAACCCTTGCACTGCTTGCCTCCTCTGTAGAGAAGTTTGCAGTGCAGGTACGCCATTGGCAACGTACAGAAGTATATGAAGTGGAGGAGTATTTTGCTAAAGGGCAGAAAGGTTCCTCTGCCATGCCACATAAACGTAACCCAATTTTGACAGAGAATATTACAGGTTTAGCACGTATTATCAGAGCTTATGCAACACCAGCAATGGAGAATGTTGCACTTTGGCATGAGCGTGATATCTCTCACTCTTCTACAGAGCGTTTTTGGCTACCTGATAGTTTCATTACGACTGATTTTATGCTTCATCGTATGAATCATGTTATTGCCAATATGACTGTTATGCCTGAGAATATGATGAAGAACCTCAATCTGACTGGGGGACTGGTTTTTTCACAGCGTGTATTGCTTGAATTACCAAAAGCAGATGTGAGCCGTGAAGATGCATATAAAATTGTTCAACGCAACGCAATGAAGGTATGGGAGGAGATTCAACAGGGAAAACCAACAGTGAATGATAAGGGAGAATCACTTTATCTACAGTATCTTCTTGCAGACAAAGAGCTTAGAGAAAGGTTGAGTGAAGCACAAATTAGAGAGTGCTTCAGTTATGATTACTATACCAAGAACGTTAACCACATTTTTGACCGTGTTTTTAAGTAA
- a CDS encoding RluA family pseudouridine synthase, producing the protein MKQPMPAFLFIMHTFGLTQAQAQRLICKGRLLINGESIYNPGTKLKLGVVEIVHFKAQSQKRKPLFQTKDFMIFEKPSGVLVHPNTMSTPYSMLDEIRALHGENANATHRIDMETSGLLLASKHKKAENFLKNSFEHKTIQKSYLAWVDGKLTKPFSVNMPIRVNDDYSQTKHKVFIDMAGKPAYTSFKPLFYNKALNATLVACYPITGRTHQIRIHLFHVKHPILGDPIYGTTFQTANAYLDNTLTKEERLIQTGSTRLMLHAQTLKFPYGATYFIESKIDFEKMKQLICVKEKRVFNV; encoded by the coding sequence GTGAAACAACCTATGCCAGCTTTCCTTTTCATAATGCATACTTTTGGACTAACGCAAGCACAAGCACAGAGACTTATCTGTAAAGGTAGACTACTCATCAATGGAGAATCTATCTATAATCCTGGTACAAAACTTAAACTTGGGGTAGTGGAGATTGTTCATTTTAAGGCTCAGTCACAGAAAAGAAAACCTCTCTTTCAGACTAAAGATTTTATGATCTTTGAAAAACCATCTGGTGTACTTGTGCATCCCAATACGATGTCTACCCCCTACTCAATGCTAGATGAAATCCGTGCCCTTCATGGTGAAAATGCTAATGCTACTCATAGAATTGACATGGAGACCTCTGGACTACTTTTAGCAAGTAAACACAAAAAAGCAGAAAACTTTCTCAAAAATTCCTTTGAGCATAAAACAATTCAGAAAAGTTACCTTGCATGGGTAGATGGTAAATTAACCAAACCATTCTCTGTTAATATGCCTATCAGGGTCAATGACGACTACTCTCAAACGAAACACAAGGTTTTTATAGATATGGCTGGTAAACCAGCATACACTAGCTTTAAACCTCTCTTTTACAACAAAGCACTCAACGCGACACTGGTTGCTTGTTATCCAATCACTGGTCGAACACATCAAATACGTATCCATCTGTTTCACGTGAAACATCCTATTTTAGGAGATCCTATCTATGGCACTACATTTCAAACTGCTAACGCCTACCTTGACAATACCCTAACCAAAGAAGAGCGTCTTATTCAAACTGGTTCAACACGCCTAATGCTGCATGCGCAAACACTAAAGTTTCCTTATGGGGCAACCTATTTTATAGAAAGCAAGATAGACTTTGAAAAGATGAAACAGTTAATCTGTGTGAAAGAAAAAAGAGTATTTAATGTGTGA
- the rlmN gene encoding 23S rRNA (adenine(2503)-C(2))-methyltransferase RlmN, with protein sequence MKKQIIQDFTKEELTQKIKPAFRAKQIYQWVYHKYAIDFEEMKNLPKIMREELSQEYILTPLKIAVVQDSIDGSRKYLFELHDGYTVEAVLLLMRKKVYHEDGSVKHQERYTVCISSQVGCKVGCTFCLTAKGGFTRNLTPGEIVEQLRMIKKDNHIAANRRVNIVFMGMGEPLDNMEAVTKSIKIFADNEGMAIAPHRQTISTSGLSSKIEKLGKLGLGVNLAISLHAVDDKLRQQLMPINKAYNIESIIAAVKHFPINERKRVMFEYLVIKDINDDISAAKKLLKLLNGIKAKVNLIYFNPYGGTEFKRPSEADMKKFQEYLTKRGLHCTIRESKGLDISAACGQLREQEIEGENNG encoded by the coding sequence ATGAAAAAACAGATTATTCAGGACTTTACCAAAGAGGAACTTACTCAAAAGATTAAGCCAGCATTTCGTGCTAAGCAGATATACCAATGGGTATATCATAAATATGCTATAGATTTTGAAGAGATGAAAAATCTTCCCAAGATAATGCGAGAAGAGCTTTCACAAGAGTATATTCTTACACCACTTAAGATTGCCGTAGTACAAGATAGTATTGATGGTAGCCGTAAGTACCTTTTTGAACTACATGATGGATATACTGTTGAAGCAGTACTGTTGCTAATGCGAAAAAAAGTGTATCATGAAGATGGCTCTGTAAAGCACCAAGAACGCTATACGGTATGTATCTCCTCTCAAGTAGGATGTAAGGTGGGATGTACTTTTTGCCTGACTGCAAAGGGTGGCTTTACACGAAATTTGACCCCTGGAGAGATTGTTGAACAGTTGCGTATGATTAAAAAAGATAATCATATTGCTGCCAATCGTCGTGTTAATATTGTTTTTATGGGAATGGGTGAACCACTTGATAACATGGAGGCTGTAACAAAATCCATTAAGATTTTTGCCGATAATGAGGGCATGGCGATTGCACCACACCGTCAGACCATATCTACATCTGGATTAAGCAGTAAAATAGAAAAACTAGGAAAACTAGGACTTGGTGTTAATCTTGCCATCTCTTTGCACGCAGTTGATGATAAACTACGTCAACAATTGATGCCCATTAATAAAGCCTATAATATTGAATCAATTATTGCAGCAGTTAAGCACTTTCCTATCAATGAACGCAAAAGAGTAATGTTTGAGTATCTTGTCATTAAGGATATCAATGATGATATTTCTGCAGCAAAGAAGTTGCTCAAACTACTTAATGGCATTAAGGCAAAGGTGAATTTAATCTACTTTAATCCCTATGGTGGAACAGAATTCAAGCGTCCTTCTGAAGCTGATATGAAGAAGTTTCAGGAGTATTTAACCAAAAGAGGACTACATTGTACCATTCGTGAGTCTAAAGGACTTGATATTTCTGCTGCCTGTGGTCAACTTAGAGAGCAGGAGATTGAAGGAGAAAATAATGGGTAG